A part of Ptychodera flava strain L36383 chromosome 11, AS_Pfla_20210202, whole genome shotgun sequence genomic DNA contains:
- the LOC139143101 gene encoding uncharacterized protein encodes MVQLSSVVSSAMQQLSPRSLYGSYFFALAIIFEGSLIFLAFIATKHEVLVAMRIRICGDTDLASVDVQREGIQEIRQRQQEREEKSRKIQHMLQAAHCSHHSHVK; translated from the exons ATGGTACAGTTGTCTTCGGTCGTGTCATCGGCTATGCAGCAACTCTCACCAAGGTCTCTCTACGGTAGCTACTTTTTCGCATTGGCGATAATCTTCGAG GGGTCGCTCATTTTCCTCGCTTTTATTGCAACCAAACATGAG GTTTTGGTTGCCATGCGAATTCGCATATGCGGTGACACAGACTTGGCGTCAGTGGACGTTCAGAGAGAAGGTATTCAAGAGATAAGACAAAGACAACAGGAGAGAGAAGAAAAATCCCGCAAAATTCAACATATGCTTCAAGCT GCTCATTGTTCCCACCACTCTCACGTGAAATAA